Sequence from the Camarhynchus parvulus chromosome 1, STF_HiC, whole genome shotgun sequence genome:
TCTTAGAAACATCCTGAAACACCTGTGGCAAAAAGGTGCTCATTGAATGAATTCTTTGGTCCAATATCTATAGgtgaaacaaaattattgaTCACAAGGGTGGATACAGAGTTGTGGTTATTGAAATTATACTCTGACTGTTGGCAACAGTCCATGGCTAAGGCTCTTGAATTCTACCCTGGAACCCACAggtaatttctttattttcaccTGTGGTCTGTGATTCATGTGGGTATTTGTTCTCTGACAGTGGGGTATTTTAatgtgttcctgcagcagatgttgtgctggggatgctgctttGTGGAGAGCTGGAATTCCTTCTCTGCAggaattttctcttcattttcctctccagaATTATGGGGACAGGATTATATACACAGCTTCATTCCCTGGTAGagcaaacaaatgcaaatacaCAGCACAGAAGTACAGAAATGCAGTCACAGAAACAGCACGGTGTCATTAGCATGGATGAAAATTATCAgagtttttctaattttatcCATGTTTTGGAAGCCTCAGGGGTTCCAAGCTATGCTGTGACCTGTGGGTATTGATTTGTTTCAGCTgcatctctgatttttttatctgtgCTGTTTGTCCTGGTGCTTTGTGCTTGATTCCTCTTCCATTTGCTCTTTTCAGGATAATCCAGCGCaaggctgggaaggaaaatgtgGGTTTCATTTAGGCAGAGCCCACTCATCACCTTCGTGGCTCAGCACCGTGCCTTGTCAGTCCTCCACAACAGGATTCTGCTTTGCCAACTGCAAACAGCAATAGCTTATAAAGCATTAACAAATATCTCAGCATGAActccaaattccccaaatctaGGAGGCAAATAGAGCTACTTTTGTGTCTTGTTTCCTTCcatttccctattttttttttttcaggaaaaaataatgacttTACTTAGCCTGGTTGGGCTGAGCTTTAGACCTGGTTTTAAGGTTTTCAGTGTGGTTGATGTGGGAGAAGGGACCCCATTGGAACATGCTCTGTTGTTAAATTGCCAAGGCAGTTTATACTCTTTGAATACCCAATGCTAATACCATCTAATTTCCTTATATCTGATTAAATTTTAATGcttctcagaaataattttcttaccCTGTAACATTTTAAACCCTCATGACGTGTAAGTTTTGAGTGCACATTTAAAGCCAAACACTTTGAatgttttggggcttttgggatTTATCATATCTGTGCTGTTTGAAATCACATCAAATTAGAAATGCACAAATCAGTTGAAAATAAGAGAgttgttgaaaaaaaaagaaactcccACATTCTCTCTGGCACTGAAATTACAAAAGGTAACAGCTTTAGACATGGGAGAATCTCATGATTTATGATTGATGAGACAGTAAACATCAGATAAAGACCTACAGTTCTGAGTTAATATACAATAGGCTGATACAGAAACAAACCCAAGTTTCCTCTGAATAATGCAGCTCAGGGGGGCTGAGCCCTCTGAAATCACACACTAAGGAATTACAGACAAAATTCAGTGCTAGGGCACTTCTTACACAAGTGTGGTTGTAAATAATGCAGAATGGAAGCTGGAAATGTCACTGACCCAGAACTAGTATTAGAATTATAAcattagtagtagtagtagtagtagtagtggtagtagtagtagtattaaaaataaagatgattGCAGCAacaataacagtaataataattttgagtGATTGTGGAGGGCAGGAGGGTTTGAATGTCTGAAATCCATATTGTGACCACACTTTGTGACAGTGCAGGCACATCCTGCTTCTAAGGCTGTTTCATTCACCATTTCCTTATGAGAGCAGGTTGGCTACAGAGCCCTGCTTGTGTTATTCTAacacaaataataaatttttgggtttgtttataataataaaacacattttgatttttaccAATGACAGGTATGTGAACTTACAGACATTTTTACGCACATGGGAAGCACAGTTCTTACCtaaaaaaccatttttccttCACTCCTAACACCCACAGACCAATGCACATCCTCACTGACAGTGCTGACACGTTCTTGAAAGTTCTTGGACATGTAAGTTTGGTACTGCAGCAGGATAATAAAGGGTAAAAGCAGCAGTATCCACTTTCCCCAAGTTGTGATTTTCACAAGAAATTCCATCTCTGACTCTCAAAATGACAAGTGAGAGTCTGGGAAGTGCTTGGGGATGGCTGTCAGGTGGGAAAATCAGAGAACTGAGTGCCTCAGAATggattgtttatttttcagctgtcatTGAGCATTTCTCCCTAATATTTGCTGCTTCTAATTCAAGTTGGTTGAGGGGCTTGGAAGCCTCcaagaattttgtttttctccatattttattctttgattTAATAAAAGCTACTGCCTTCACCAATTCAGCTGctctctgtatttcttttagCTCCatcattctttttttgtttgttttgagaagTTAAACCCTTGGTAAACACAGGCTTTTAACAAGGTGTTTTTAACAGATAGAAATTGGAATCtaaagagaggtttttttttcaaagtccTGAGTCTTTGATCACCCCAAAGGAATGACAAGGTTCTTTGCAGGTGAACTACATGTCATTTCATCTTGTTATTTCCTTGTGTATCTTCACCTTCCAACTCTAGGTGAAACCTGAGTTTCTTCAgcatctttcaaaaataaatgtaagaatTAAGTGATCATTTAAATCTTGAGTTTAAAGGTTGGTGAGATGAGTCACAAGGaacttaaaatatttgagaagGGTCACCAGTTTCATACTGGAAAGTCTCTTACCTGTAAGGCATGTGGCAAAACTTGTTCTGTGTTTACCAGAAAGCAACTTTTACTGTAAAGTACATGACAAGCTGAATTAAAAGTTGGTTTTGGGGCATTGTCAAGGTGAAAGAAGAGAAACTGTGGAATGGAGGCTGCCTAACACAGGAGCTTATCTGAACCTCAGCCCTGGTGACAAGCTCTAATGCAacacccagcccctctgctgtaCCTATTTCCcggaaaaaaaagagatttttggaggttttttttaatgcaatatgTAATTTGCATATGTATTTTAGTAAAAATGGACTTATGCTGCTAAATCTGAACTTGGTTTCTTCTTTTGGTTCATAAGAGACTTCACACAAGTTAAGACTTCATTAAAAGAGACTTCACTGAAAACCAGTGGTGTATCTAAGATACTAAGAATTTGACTTAATGGGCTTTGCAGCCAAATTTCCATGGAtgtaatttcagagaaaatccTGGTTAAGAAAGCAGGGAGTGGCATTTCCCACCCTGCACTCCACAGTCTGCAAGCTCATTAAAGGTTATTTGCACGTGAGTTGGACCTGCAGAGGTCAAGGGAGGGGCTGAGGGTCAAAAACTGCCCTGGTGTGTGGAATTGTACCACCATAGTCCCCACGGTGGTACAATCTTATCTTATTAGAGATAAGAATCTCGAATTCTTATACCATGAGCAAGAATTAGAGACTGGGTTTGGTCCTATGGAAGTCCAAGAGAGAGAAGTCTGACAACATTGACCTCCTAAGTAGagggaaaatgtgattttcaatTATTTATGCAAGAGGAAATagcttgtttttaattttaagagttCCAGTTAGATCTGTAAACAAGAGGTTGCTAAGAAAAGATCTGACTGAGTCAGGAGTTTCTACATCAAACAAGGCACAAAGCTGAAATTGCTGCCTCACACCAGAGAACAATACCCTTAAGTTCATTTCaaggaatatttttgtcttgcttCCCTGtcagaataaaaccaaaatgaaaccaatTTTAGAAAACAGCTGCCAAAGCAAAATCTGGAATTTATGCAGTTATAGCTGTGCCAAGTCTTGCAGGTCTGTAAAAAGCTTGAAAAAGAATTAGGTAAATAATGATCTTCCCTCTTCAAACTTCACTCTGCCCCActccaccccatcccaccctaCTCAGGAGAGCATTCCTCTCACATAGtgtggctggaaaaaaaatctcactgcaAATGATTTAATGAAGACTTTCAGCGGTATAAACCTCAGGCATTAAAAACATGacaaaatgtaaatgtttaaaTCATTGATGAGCCCCAGGCACACAGAGGCAGGCTTGACATCACTGAGTTAAAGCTGTGACCCAGATTTGGTGACTGTCCATGGCAGCTGCCTGTGGTTAGGAGTTTACTTGCTAAAGAAAATGGGGATAAACTCAGTTAAAGATGACGAGTCATCCAGTATTTTTCTAGTATTTTAAGCCTGGTCATCCAGTATTTCCCACCTGCTTCAAAGGAGTGAAATAATGGAGATTTCCAACCCCTCCAGTCTCTTTGCAGTATTGCAGAAGCAATGACTGGCATCTGTTTGGTGCATTTCTTGCAATTTGTGGTTCTAATACAATAAACATGCAAGTTAGAACTGAACACTTAAGCATTTGCTTCCAAATAACTAATAATACAGGGAAATAATACAGGAAAATTaataatacaggaaaaatacaggaaaaaaggTGGATCTACACATTAGGGCAAGACTTGTGGACCCAAGGTTTCTTTTCTtggtttaattaaaaagaaacttttgtAACTGTGTCGTTTATTAACTGCTTTGTGTTTTATAGCTTTACTAGAATATATTTGCTTATTAGTTGCTTAAAGCATCATTTTTACTCATATTAAGCGTTGTATTGCCATTGAGTCATGCATTGCCCGGGACCAAGGctggtaaaatattttacttattaAATACCCCGAACAAAAGGGTCTTCAGATGTGTTGCACTGCTCACTAAATTCTTCCTGCCTTTGACTCACATTTGGATCACACTCAGACCTTGCTCCatgaaggaaaagcaagcaCGCTTGAACAGAAAACTGGGATTTATTGCAGAGCAGGTCAGGTGTGAGGTTTTCGTTGGGTTGGCTGCGCTCCCGACGTGCAGAGGCTGGGAGGTGACACTTGCAGCCTCGCCCCTGTTTAAATTCCCAAAGTGTTCCATTCAAAATGCCACTCGCAGCGCTGCAAGGAGGGGGACACTCAGCATGGGCACTCAGAATTACCTCTGGCATTTCATCCTCTCCGTTCTCCTCTGtgagtaaaaattaatttgattatttATCGTCGCTGTGCATTTAGAGGACGTCATTGAGAAACATTCAAAATGATAATCCAGGAAGGGGGgctgctaaaaataaatataaatccAATAACATGCAATATTTACAGggttgtggttgtttttttttttttgtttacctgGAATGCATTGGATTTCAGCAGATATTTTAGTAGGGATATAAAGCTGTTAGTGGGTAAAAGAATGAGAGCACAGTATTCAGAAAACTCATCTAAAAGATCAAACATGCAGTGTCCGACCAgattttttgacttttttgcCCCTAAGCTTAGTTATGAATGATGCATTTTGccaattttccttctctgactCCTTAGGAAAAGACACTTAAGACACTTAAGTTCATACAACCTAAAGTTAATATAACTTTAGGTTGTATTAACTGTGCTGTGTTCTCACTGCACTgcaagagatttaaaaaaaatctagaaattcAGAGGgcttcattattttattcttaatgTCTGGTTTCATGTCACTGAACAGATGAACACAAGTTTCTTGACTGATCAATAGCTGCTGTTAAAAATCTGGGAGATACAAGCACAGGAACTTACAATTCAAACTGTGTTTGGGGGTAAAAAAGACATCAGTCTGTAGGAAGAATTTTGAAATAGATATATATGGTTACATTACAAGTTTCTATGTAGACATTAAAACTATGTGAAAACACCACCTTAATTTTACAGGTGAACAGAGTCAAAAGCAGGTAATTAATGTGGTCCTTAAGAATTTGATAGAATTGCCCCAGTACACTGTCTGAGAATCCTCTGAATTTCATTCAGCCAAACCCAAAGATCCAGGGCAATAATTAAGTGTTGCTAAGGAGTAAAACTGCAATAAGGCAGAAGGATAGGTCTGGGTTTTCAACAGCAACAAAGCCGCTCTTCAAAATCAAAGCTAAATTACCAGATCAAGTTAATTAAATAAACCCAAATTAGCCCGACTGTTTAATCACAATGGAAAAAGGGTTTGATTTTCCTCTTAAAGAAACTTTGAGTGTTAGAAATGTTGTCATATTCACATTTGGGAGCTACAGGAGATACAATTTATTTGTAGTTAGAAATAGAGGTAAACACAGGAAGGCAATAAAATTTCACACAGAATTAATATGATTTAGAAcatcaagagaaaaatatcttcagaaaaaTTGTTCTCTCCTGCCTGACAGAAAGCaattaggaaagaaataaatgcctTGCAAAgtaaagaaattgaaagaataaaatatacaCAAACAGGTAAGGAGAAAATTGTGCTGAAAAATTCATTctgctaatttttaattttcctgttaaTTCTCTAGGAATTTTACTTCAGAGCaatcataggatcatagaatcatttaggatGGGAAAGACCTTTAGGACTGAGTCCAACCTTAAACCTAACACTGATgagcccaccactaaaccctTTCCTTGCTGTAAATAAAATGATATTTATGGGAAGAGAAGTGcatagaaaatttaaaaaaaaaagtagactAGGAATAGAAAGGTAATATAAATCTCTACATTAATACAGAAACAAAGTATCACCAGGAAATTGGTAAGATCTCCTCAAATTTATGCAAATGGAAAAGGAAGTAACAGAGATTTCATGGTACTTGAGGAATAGCAAAGAATATGAAAGTGGaaatgaggaaggaaaggaataaCAATGAAGATGAGAACGTTGAGTGAATTTTTCACACAAGAACACAGTTACACTTGGTAACTATTAGAGTTCTTGACAGAATTACAGGAAAACAATCCATAATCCACATTTCTGACATTCTGGCAGGCACCCTGATGGCATTAGAGGGAAAGGACACAACGACTGCCACCACTGAGAGCCACCTGCGTGTCTCGAGGAGcacaaacaacagcagcagcactggcccaGCTGCAGACAGCTCAAATGGCTCCGTGGCAGAGCCTGACACCCCAACAGCCCAACATTCCCTCCTGGGCACAACCTCACTGTCCCCCTCTGCCATGAGGATGGTGGGTGCAGAGGGGAGGATGAACTCCACATCCACAACAAAAATGCAGGAAGGAGGCTCCTTGGGGATGTCTGCCAAGAGCTCAGCGCTCCCAACACCAGGAACTGGCACCACCACTGCCCCCAGCACGGGCACAGACACTGGCACTGCTTCCTCCCCACCTCTCAGCTCAGCCACAATGAGccactcctcctcttcctcctcctcctcctcctctcctgggggctctccagctgtgcctcccagcccacagcagagcagcaccactAGGATGGCGTTGGCCACCACATCCCACCCATCCACAGCCCTGGtgctctcctctccatcctccacTGCGGCAATGAGTCAGAGCCCACTGGGAACAGCGCAGCTGCCACCACAACCAGCACCAAACCAGTGCCTCCCACCTCTGGCACCTCTTCCATGGGGTCCTCAGCTGTGCCTCCCAGCCCACatcagagcagcaccagcaacGCCACTGGGATGCCCTTGGCCACCACATCCCACCCATCCACAGCCCTGGTgtcctcctctccatcctccacTGCTGGCATTGCTCAGttccctgctgggacagagaCACAGGGCCCAGCTACCCCCACGCCTGTGGCTTCCACCTCTCCTGCCTCAGAAACCACTGCACCCAGCCATTCAtccacagcaggcagcagcacagggacaccaacACCTCAGCTCacctcctcagccctgccccaggcacagcccacGGCGCAGGTGACGGCCACTTCACCTCCCTCACCCTCCGCAGCTACAGccgctgcaggcagcagtgccacagctcctcctggaaaaaaggagggtTCCACCATGAACCAGAGGGACACAACAACAACTGAGGCCTCCCATTCTCTGCCAGCCACATCCCCGGTGTCCACGGTGGGTGGAGAAGGGAGAACAGACACTGCACCCACAACAACAATGTCAGAACGGGGCTCACTGGGGACGTCTCCTGGGAATGGTGCAGGGttcccagcattcccaacaACAGGAACTGGCACCACAGCTGCCCCAGAGAGTGGCACTGCTTCTTCCCTGTCCTTCAGCTCAACGGTGACGAGctactcctcctcctctcctgggggctccccagctgtgcctcccagcccacagcagagcagcaccactgGGATGCCCTTGGCCACCACATCCCACCCATCCACAGCCCTGGTGTCCTCCTCTCCATTCTCCACTGCTGGCACTACAGGCAATGAGCTCATTGAGAACAGCGCAGCTGCCACCACAACCAGCACCAAACCAGTGCCTTCCACCTCTGGCACCTCTTCCATGGGCTCCTCAGCTGTgcctcccagcccacagcagagcagcaccagcaacGCCACTGGGGCCCGCCACGCCCACCATCCACAACCtggctcctccctctcccctccaaaCACCCAACAcgctcccccccccccacaaaaaaacaacacccaAAAACGGATGCCCTTGGCCACCACATCCCACCCACTCACAACCCTGGTGTTCTCCTCTGGCACCTCTTCCATGAGCTCCGCAGCTGTgcctcccagcccacagcagagcagcaccagcaacGCCACTGGGATGGCCTTGGCCACCACATCCCacccacccacagccctggtgaCGGCCACTTCACCTCCCTCATcctccacagccacagcctctgcaggcagcagtgccacaactcctcctggagaagggaaaagttCTACCATGAACCAGGGGGACAGAACAACTGAGCCCACTGCCAACACCTCCcattccctccctgccacaTCCCTGACAACCCTATCCACGACAAACATCAGTACATCAGCATCTGTTAATCCTTCCATTACTACGACTTGCTGTGAGTATTTTAACACACGATACTAAATTTATTTTGCTCTATTTTAGGAAGAATTGAGTataatttcctttcattgctgttgtttttttgttggaatTTGAGCTTTTTACAATGTCTTGAATTGAATCCAGGAATATGAATCCCTGCATTCatctattttctgaaaagctgcagtTCCTGTTTGGAGCTGGTTTTGAAATTACACACCTTGTGTTAGGCAGTGCCACAGGGGTAAAATACTTGATAGTTATGCTGCATAGGCCAAGTTATGCCAATAGGAACTTTTATTGGTTTTTATTGGTTTCTATTggtttttattggttttgttgattttgatcttgaaatttccttttacaGAATATTAGAAGCAGTTTCCTCATTGGGAGAAtccagttaattttttttttttttgctaactTGATTCTTACTTGTTTCAATACTAATTCTTTTCTAGTGTACCTTTAATTTTTTGCCAAAGGGCTTTCTGCCCATATTCAAAGAATGTGCAGTAATGAACCTTTCATCATTTTTCAATGGGAtaaaaaagtaaagcaaagaTGGAGAAGAGGAGAATGCAGCCTTTTTGTACTCTGCACCCAAAAAACAAAGGCGGCATCACTTCCATTTCTAGAGCATAATAGTATTCTTCAGAGGGGTCCAAGGGGTTGATAGGAGATATGCACACACAGAGTAAGGTACATCTTGGTCTTTGACAGTGGCTCCATGGCCAAGGACAGCCCAGTGGCTCCTCAGGGGTCACTCCTGGGCCTGGCACTGTTCAGTGACACTGACAGAGGGATTGAGGGGCACCCTCAGCAAATTCGCACTGTGTGGCGCAGTTGGCActgtggagggaagg
This genomic interval carries:
- the LOC115906437 gene encoding flocculation protein FLO11-like isoform X2, with product MGSSAVPPSPHQSSTSNATGMPLATTSHPSTALVSSSPSSTAGIAQFPAGTETQGPATPTPVASTSPASETTAPSHSSTAGSSTGTPTPQLTSSALPQAQPTAQVTATSPPSPSAATAAAGSSATAPPGKKEGSTMNQRDTTTTEASHSLPATSPVSTVGGEGRTDTAPTTTMSERGSLGTSPGNGAGFPAFPTTGTGTTAAPESGTASSLSFSSTVTSYSSSSPGGSPAVPPSPQQSSTTGMPLATTSHPSTALVSSSPFSTAGTTGNELIENSAAATTTSTKPVPSTSGTSSMGSSAVPPSPQQSSTSNATGMPLATTSHPLTTLVFSSGTSSMSSAAVPPSPQQSSTSNATGMALATTSHPPTALVTATSPPSSSTATASAGSSATTPPGEGKSSTMNQGDRTTEPTANTSHSLPATSLTTLSTTNISTSASVNPSITTTCLAVSIEVQNVTEEEIQLSWSSSSSTGSLYSISVKDGKEINTRTTNETEAVIKNLLPGHEYNISVALSSCAGSNPASVAVRTDSGSCFERTEFCLSQSTGCSDLKGTVCSNDQAFSCRVWLKNETFNNTLYNSDSESYRKMFESLKKEVLEAMHAELGNNHSDIFILGFRPGSVIADFLFLLPKEEAMDVGDIQTRLSNVLRSKFGSQSQVQTLYVQSSTDNISSWRAAVIVLGVLLGVALVLILLAILFYIHVRRRSGMDFSPLYTW
- the LOC115906437 gene encoding flocculation protein FLO11-like isoform X1: MGSSAVPPSPHQSSTSNATGMPLATTSHPSTALVSSSPSSTAGIAQFPAGTETQGPATPTPVASTSPASETTAPSHSSTAGSSTGTPTPQLTSSALPQAQPTAQVTATSPPSPSAATAAAGSSATAPPGKKEGSTMNQRDTTTTEASHSLPATSPVSTVGGEGRTDTAPTTTMSERGSLGTSPGNGAGFPAFPTTGTGTTAAPESGTASSLSFSSTVTSYSSSSPGGSPAVPPSPQQSSTTGMPLATTSHPSTALVSSSPFSTAGTTGNELIENSAAATTTSTKPVPSTSGTSSMGSSAVPPSPQQSSTSNATGMPLATTSHPLTTLVFSSGTSSMSSAAVPPSPQQSSTSNATGMALATTSHPPTALVTATSPPSSSTATASAGSSATTPPGEGKSSTMNQGDRTTEPTANTSHSLPATSLTTLSTTNISTSASVNPSITTTCLAVSIEVQNVTEEEIQLSWSSSSSTGSLYSISVKDGKEINTRTTNETEAVIKNLLPGHEYNISVALSSCAGSNPASVAVRTDSGSCFERTEFCLSQSTGCSDLKGTVCSNDQAFSCRVWLKNETFNNTLYNSDSESYRKMFESLKKEVLEAMHAELGNNHSDIFILGFRPGSVIADFLFLLPKEEAMDVGDIQTRLSNVLRSKFGSQSQVQTLYVQSSTDNISSWRAAVIVLGVLLGVALVLILLAILFYIHVRRRSGKYLVEPSGLIGMFVYKHL